Below is a genomic region from Gemmatimonadota bacterium.
AGGACACTCTGCAACCTCTTAACAAATGTCGCGCTCCAGCTCAAGTCATTTCCTCCGGTTCGCTGAGGTCAGGCATCCCAAGCAGGGGCCGAACGTCGGCTTTGCCGATGTGACGGGAAAAGGCGCCAGACGCAACTCCTTCCGGCTCCCTAAAAGTGATACTTGCAATGAAGCTAGTCCTTACAATCGCGGACTCACCGTTGTCATCGTAGCGGTAGGGGTGTAGACGCGCGAGAAGTTCATTAATCGCGATGCTCGCCGTCTGCATATTGATGCTGATGACGGCCGGTCGATCTTCGGCGACGCCTCTTATATAACCTGCCTTTACTTGGTTTTGGTAGGCTTTACGGTCGGTACGTCGCAACCCAGCGGCCTTTAGCTGATCGGTGTTGTATACTTTCCGATCCTGAAGTGTTGATCCGTCGGGCCGAACATAATGCACTGCACCGCAGGCTTCCTTGATGCCACCATAGCCATCCGCTTCGAGTTTGACACCAACGTCGAAATACGGAAGTACATAAAAAGCGGCTAGACGGTTAAGTAGGTGACGTCCTTCTACACCGTCAACACAGCCAAAGACAACGTCACATTCGGCGACTGCCTTGATGGCGCGTGACGTCGCAAGATCATTGGCTATGATTTCGAGTTCCGTGCCACATCCCATAGCCGCAATCGCTCGCGCCATAACTTCTACCTTGGACCGCTTAAGATAAGCGTCCTCGCGCGTCGCATTGAGGATACGGTTCAGATTCTTTTCTTCGACCCGATCAGGATCAACGATCACCAATCGTCCAACACCGAGGCGAGCCAATTGCTCGATGACCGGACTGCCGGTGCCAGAACACCCTACGACAGCGACTGATAATTCGTGCAGGCGGCGTGTTGTGCCAGAACCGAACATTTGAGCGTGGCGTTGCACAAAGGACGGGAGTGCGCCACTGCGCTCTGGAATCCAGAATTGCAAATCGTCGCCGGGAACCAGTATGGAGTCAATCGGTTGAAATGAACCATCCGGCATAATCGCCCGTCCGAACATGCGTCCTTGTGGCAGCATGACAGCACTCGCATGTGGGAACATGCTGTCGGTCCAGCCAAACACGGAGTTGAATAGGTCTTGGTCGGACTCATCGTCGATTGAGGAAAAATCT
It encodes:
- a CDS encoding ThiF family adenylyltransferase; this encodes SCLNIRLIEASIKSGQVQTAAKYDLGILKIHSHPGGYGDFSSIDDESDQDLFNSVFGWTDSMFPHASAVMLPQGRMFGRAIMPDGSFQPIDSILVPGDDLQFWIPERSGALPSFVQRHAQMFGSGTTRRLHELSVAVVGCSGTGSPVIEQLARLGVGRLVIVDPDRVEEKNLNRILNATREDAYLKRSKVEVMARAIAAMGCGTELEIIANDLATSRAIKAVAECDVVFGCVDGVEGRHLLNRLAAFYVLPYFDVGVKLEADGYGGIKEACGAVHYVRPDGSTLQDRKVYNTDQLKAAGLRRTDRKAYQNQVKAGYIRGVAEDRPAVISINMQTASIAINELLARLHPYRYDDNGESAIVRTSFIASITFREPEGVASGAFSRHIGKADVRPLLGMPDLSEPEEMT